From Spartinivicinus ruber, the proteins below share one genomic window:
- a CDS encoding alpha/beta hydrolase: MESTTAEKHTQQMQQMNSHWLAAEGCDLYIRYWQPSYPAKGIIHILHGLAEHSGRYQRLAEWLNQQQFIVIAHDQRGHGHTGQQTQLGHFSDHNGWAHLINDVSSVQTWATGQFGKLPIILLGHSMGSYLTQDFLLTHSHNIHAAILSGSNYDLATKFTFSRWIAQFECWRLGPSVPSRLIENLVFGRFNHRFAPSRTSHDWLSRDSKQVNAYIADPLCGFISTAQLWSDLFEALHRINQVDNLKSIRFDLPIYVLGGRDDPISAGKRLKHLANALRAAGINQVTEAIYVGGRHEMFNETNYQQVYTDMTDWLISTFTSTPCNSLHIA; the protein is encoded by the coding sequence ATGGAAAGCACAACAGCAGAAAAGCATACACAACAGATGCAGCAGATGAATAGTCACTGGCTTGCTGCTGAAGGCTGCGACCTATATATCCGCTATTGGCAACCGAGTTACCCTGCCAAAGGTATAATACATATTCTGCATGGTTTAGCAGAGCACAGCGGCCGTTACCAGCGACTAGCTGAATGGTTAAATCAGCAACAGTTTATCGTCATTGCCCATGATCAACGCGGTCATGGCCATACCGGCCAGCAAACCCAACTTGGTCATTTCAGTGATCACAATGGCTGGGCACACCTTATCAACGATGTGTCGTCTGTGCAGACCTGGGCTACTGGTCAATTTGGCAAGCTACCCATTATCTTACTAGGGCACAGTATGGGGTCCTACCTCACCCAGGATTTTTTACTTACCCATAGTCATAATATTCATGCAGCCATTTTATCAGGTTCTAATTATGACTTAGCCACAAAATTCACCTTCAGCCGCTGGATAGCCCAGTTTGAGTGCTGGCGACTAGGCCCTAGTGTTCCTAGTCGCTTAATTGAAAACCTGGTATTTGGACGTTTTAACCATCGCTTTGCCCCCAGCCGCACCAGCCATGATTGGCTCAGCCGGGATAGCAAACAAGTCAATGCCTATATTGCAGATCCACTGTGTGGTTTTATCAGCACAGCCCAACTGTGGTCTGACCTATTTGAAGCACTTCATCGCATTAACCAAGTTGATAACCTGAAGTCTATTCGCTTTGACTTGCCCATCTATGTATTGGGGGGACGAGATGACCCCATTAGTGCAGGTAAGCGCTTGAAACACTTAGCAAATGCTTTACGAGCAGCAGGCATTAACCAGGTAACCGAAGCCATATACGTGGGAGGGCGCCACGAAATGTTTAATGAAACAAACTATCAACAGGTGTATACCGATATGACCGATTGGCTAATTAGCACTTTTACTTCAACACCATGCAACTCTTTACATATTGCGTAA
- a CDS encoding GrxA family glutaredoxin, giving the protein MKRVTIFGRSDCGYCRRAKELCEIKELNYKYIDIHEAGISQADLEKTIGKPVATVPQVFIGQQHIGGFTELDAHLKAVSTTI; this is encoded by the coding sequence ATGAAACGTGTTACTATTTTTGGTAGGTCTGATTGCGGCTACTGTCGTCGAGCTAAAGAGCTGTGCGAAATTAAAGAGCTAAATTATAAATACATTGATATTCACGAAGCCGGTATTAGCCAGGCAGATTTAGAAAAAACCATTGGTAAACCCGTAGCCACTGTACCACAGGTGTTTATTGGCCAACAGCATATTGGTGGTTTCACTGAGCTTGATGCACACCTTAAAGCAGTTAGTACAACAATATAG
- a CDS encoding AMP-binding protein: MTEDFWKDKYPAGIPREISTGEYTSILDVFEESCKKFSDLPAFSNLGQVLTYRHLDQLSSQFAAYLQNETDLQPGDRIAVQMPNLLQFPIAVFGALRAGLVVVNTNPLYTEREMEHQFNDSGAKALVVLANMAHLAEDVVPKTQIKHVIITQVGDMLPLFKRVMVNCAVKYLKKMVPSYNLPQAISFLDVLNKGKLHAFQPHKAGFDDVAILQYTGGTTGVAKGAMLTHRNIVSNMFQCKAITCHILEEGKETVISPLPLYHIYAFTFHCMVGLFLGLHNVLITNPRDLSGFIDTLEKQPFSVFVGLNTLFVGLMNNERFRQLNFKPLKLTLSGGMALQLDTANRWEQLTGCKICEGYGMTETSPVVSTNPLPDVQLGTIGMPIPSTEIKLCDDEGNDVPLQETGELCVRGPQVMKGYWNRPEETAKVLSDDGWLKTGDIATVDEKGYIKIVDRKKDMIVVSGFNVYPNEIEDELATHPDVVQCAAIGIPSEKTGEAIKMFVVTKNPNLTKEELINYLKERVTGYKVPRIFEFRDELPTTNVGKILRRELRDQELSKLKKAS; the protein is encoded by the coding sequence ATGACTGAGGACTTCTGGAAGGACAAATATCCGGCAGGGATTCCCCGTGAAATCTCAACAGGTGAATATACCTCGATCCTGGATGTGTTTGAGGAATCCTGCAAGAAGTTCAGCGACTTACCTGCTTTTTCTAACCTTGGCCAGGTTTTAACCTATCGGCATTTAGATCAACTCAGCAGTCAATTTGCTGCCTATCTGCAAAATGAAACGGATTTACAACCAGGTGACCGCATTGCGGTGCAAATGCCCAATTTACTGCAATTTCCTATTGCTGTTTTTGGTGCGCTACGCGCTGGACTGGTTGTAGTGAATACTAATCCGCTATACACCGAAAGGGAAATGGAACATCAGTTTAATGATTCTGGGGCTAAAGCGTTGGTCGTGCTAGCCAATATGGCTCATCTGGCAGAAGATGTGGTACCCAAAACCCAAATCAAGCATGTGATCATTACGCAGGTGGGCGATATGCTGCCGCTGTTTAAGCGTGTCATGGTAAATTGTGCTGTGAAATACCTGAAAAAGATGGTGCCTAGTTACAATCTACCTCAAGCAATCAGTTTTCTTGATGTTCTAAACAAAGGCAAGCTTCATGCTTTTCAGCCCCATAAAGCCGGTTTTGATGATGTGGCTATTTTACAGTACACGGGTGGTACAACAGGTGTTGCAAAAGGAGCGATGCTAACCCACCGTAATATCGTCTCTAACATGTTTCAGTGTAAAGCTATCACTTGCCATATATTGGAAGAGGGCAAGGAAACAGTCATCTCCCCTTTACCGCTGTACCATATTTATGCCTTTACCTTTCATTGTATGGTGGGGCTGTTTTTAGGTTTGCACAATGTATTGATTACCAACCCTCGTGATTTATCAGGTTTTATTGATACGTTAGAAAAGCAGCCATTTTCGGTATTCGTGGGCTTAAATACACTATTTGTCGGTTTAATGAATAACGAGCGATTCCGTCAGCTGAATTTCAAACCGTTAAAGCTGACATTATCTGGTGGTATGGCATTACAGCTAGATACGGCTAATCGTTGGGAGCAATTAACCGGTTGTAAGATTTGTGAAGGTTATGGCATGACTGAAACATCACCAGTGGTTAGTACTAACCCGTTGCCTGATGTTCAGCTGGGTACTATTGGTATGCCAATTCCTTCCACTGAAATTAAATTATGTGATGATGAGGGTAATGATGTTCCCTTGCAAGAAACGGGTGAATTGTGTGTACGTGGCCCGCAGGTAATGAAAGGCTATTGGAACCGTCCGGAAGAAACAGCCAAAGTGTTGTCTGATGATGGTTGGCTAAAAACGGGTGATATCGCAACGGTTGATGAAAAAGGTTATATCAAAATTGTTGATCGTAAAAAAGACATGATTGTGGTCTCTGGCTTTAATGTCTACCCCAACGAGATAGAAGATGAATTAGCCACACATCCAGATGTAGTCCAATGTGCGGCGATTGGTATACCGAGTGAAAAAACTGGTGAAGCCATTAAAATGTTTGTGGTTACTAAAAACCCCAATTTAACCAAAGAAGAGTTGATTAATTATTTAAAAGAGCGGGTAACTGGTTACAAAGTGCCACGGATTTTTGAGTTCCGCGACGAACTACCTACCACCAACGTGGGCAAAATCTTACGCCGGGAACTTAGGGATCAGGAGTTATCAAAACTGAAAAAAGCCAGCTAA
- the ggt gene encoding gamma-glutamyltransferase, whose protein sequence is MIRKLLSIPTKQHFTLGIVTLTLSITAFSTTVSAKQAIIEGERSVPIEAKNGMVVTSHTLATKVAQQVLAEGGNAIDAAVTAGFALAVTQPRSGNIGGGGFMLISNDTKNKIEAIDYRETAPAAASEKMFQDSKGNVVTNRSRFTHLAAGVPGTVSGLLLALERHGTISRERALAPAIKLAEEGFIVPARFTKGTTEAAPMLKAWPATKRAFYKKDGSPYQPGERLIQKDLAETLKRIAKEGRKGFYQGKTADLIVAEMKRHNGLITHKDLKGYEPKIRKAVHGTYRGYDIYSMPSPSSGGTHVVQILNILEGFPIGEYGLNSAKTIHLMAEAMKRAYADRSKYLGDTDFVKVPVAGLIDKGYSKTLREQINPKQSTPSKTISPGNPSGYESNETTHFSIVDKYGNAVANTYTINFSYGSGIVVDGAGFLLNNEMDDFSAKPGVPNAYGLIGGEANKVEPNKRMLSSMSPTIVKKDGKNFMVTGSPGGSRIITTTLQVIMNVIDHNLNILAAVSAPRIHHQWLPDEIRIEQGISPDTIRLLESMGHKVSQQSAMGAIQSIMVKDGIFYGAPDPRRSTSSAMGI, encoded by the coding sequence ATGATTCGAAAGCTTTTGTCCATTCCAACCAAGCAGCACTTTACCTTGGGGATTGTTACTTTAACCCTTTCAATTACGGCCTTTTCGACTACCGTATCAGCTAAACAAGCCATCATAGAAGGCGAGCGTAGTGTACCCATTGAAGCAAAAAACGGTATGGTGGTTACCAGCCATACATTAGCCACCAAAGTTGCACAACAAGTGTTGGCAGAAGGGGGGAATGCTATTGATGCAGCCGTTACAGCCGGTTTTGCTTTGGCCGTTACCCAACCTCGGTCGGGTAATATTGGCGGTGGTGGCTTTATGCTAATTTCCAATGATACAAAAAATAAAATAGAAGCCATCGACTATCGCGAAACCGCTCCAGCAGCTGCCAGTGAAAAAATGTTTCAAGACAGTAAAGGTAATGTCGTCACTAACCGTAGCCGCTTTACTCATTTAGCAGCCGGTGTACCTGGCACTGTTTCTGGGTTACTACTTGCCCTTGAGCGTCACGGCACCATTTCACGGGAGCGCGCTTTAGCCCCTGCCATCAAACTGGCGGAAGAAGGGTTTATTGTACCGGCTCGTTTTACTAAAGGTACAACTGAAGCAGCCCCTATGTTAAAAGCTTGGCCAGCCACTAAAAGAGCATTTTATAAAAAGGATGGTTCTCCCTATCAGCCTGGCGAACGATTAATACAAAAAGACTTGGCTGAAACCTTAAAACGTATTGCGAAAGAAGGTCGAAAAGGTTTTTACCAAGGCAAAACCGCAGATTTAATTGTGGCCGAAATGAAGCGCCATAATGGCCTGATTACCCACAAAGACCTTAAAGGTTATGAGCCCAAAATCCGCAAGGCTGTGCACGGCACTTATCGTGGTTATGATATTTACTCCATGCCTAGCCCCAGTTCTGGCGGTACCCATGTAGTACAGATCTTAAACATTTTAGAGGGCTTTCCTATTGGGGAGTATGGTCTTAATTCAGCCAAAACTATTCATTTAATGGCGGAAGCCATGAAGCGTGCTTATGCAGATCGCTCTAAATATTTAGGCGACACAGACTTTGTAAAAGTGCCAGTAGCGGGTTTAATTGACAAAGGCTACTCAAAAACCCTGCGTGAACAAATTAATCCGAAGCAATCCACTCCCAGCAAAACCATTAGCCCTGGTAATCCTTCTGGTTATGAAAGTAATGAGACTACCCACTTCTCTATTGTCGATAAATACGGTAATGCCGTCGCCAACACCTATACCATTAACTTCAGCTATGGCTCAGGGATCGTAGTAGACGGTGCTGGCTTTTTACTTAACAATGAGATGGATGATTTCAGTGCTAAACCAGGGGTACCTAATGCTTATGGTTTAATTGGTGGCGAAGCTAATAAAGTGGAACCAAACAAGCGCATGCTCAGCTCTATGTCACCCACTATTGTGAAAAAAGACGGCAAGAACTTTATGGTCACTGGTAGCCCAGGTGGTTCTAGAATTATTACCACTACCTTGCAAGTGATTATGAATGTGATTGACCATAACCTAAATATTCTGGCAGCGGTCAGTGCTCCACGAATTCACCATCAATGGCTACCCGATGAGATCCGTATTGAACAAGGCATTAGCCCCGATACTATCCGATTATTAGAAAGCATGGGGCATAAAGTTAGCCAACAGTCTGCAATGGGCGCTATCCAAAGTATTATGGTTAAAGATGGTATTTTCTACGGCGCGCCTGACCCACGTCGTAGCACTTCCAGTGCAATGGGGATTTAA
- a CDS encoding DUF5329 family protein produces MDSMINRWVLLVASTIVLVSPTQASEQLANEISYLKQQVKDSHCQFLHNGKLYQPTAMLDYIERRYKLFKDDIGNTEEFIVLTASSSAKTGQSLKIQCPDKPPMKTQGWLLDKLQKFRLTTAQRSN; encoded by the coding sequence ATGGATAGTATGATTAATCGCTGGGTTTTATTGGTGGCTTCAACCATTGTATTGGTTAGCCCTACCCAGGCATCGGAACAACTTGCCAACGAAATTAGTTATTTAAAACAACAAGTGAAAGATTCTCACTGTCAGTTTTTACACAATGGTAAGCTGTACCAGCCAACCGCTATGCTCGACTATATCGAGCGTAGATATAAGCTGTTTAAGGATGACATTGGTAATACGGAAGAGTTTATTGTATTAACCGCTAGCAGCAGTGCTAAAACGGGGCAGTCACTAAAAATTCAATGTCCAGACAAGCCCCCAATGAAAACTCAAGGCTGGCTCCTGGATAAGTTACAAAAGTTCCGGTTAACAACGGCTCAACGATCTAACTAA
- a CDS encoding putative adhesin, whose product MSSNHSAKLYELYMDRESFRGAVLTNFGVNFYKLPDVDDKFNQAYADYQQKVTQAYKSLLDAQLSALDPEAKQIWENGSHKLLKPVVAIKPGTGTRWESSGFGGYSGASSGRRVSYTTDQWENWDRGTAKTGIIIEASLNGQKRFYTATWGNEVNFKALPANVDQYTELESWVLANRDKLFTGKDLEQAQRAVHTSSTSSRVLAINVQRAINRTEASTKEAIAAMAGEYTNEFKDASYQQTARQQSMEMLLDMLVPFYGFAQAIKKGNVGEAIISGFADFLSLIPVAGAAGKLGGTALKTGFKVANIAARQALKAGLKTGTKAAFQAAIKASLQTSAKLAPNLAKNSGRLLLETIDFFNPLGGIDQLGKRLFKFSDNAVKQIANKLRATNVSLANKLDSLTELSQPFSKSGGTWSVIDPSKITTNSNGLRVYTHSAGEQFELLNWNGLDNVPFKTVNQQDGSQALVAVNPNTGKGYGPTWKKGPALSTARNAETFNHPKVTREQVGNGFVIYSNKGADGNPSHAKRLVITAHGAYVPRPELGQSRAGGFIDVPEDTQLKFYGPHKKALEDPGIKMVTDKELQVYETLQNGDKVRNYRLWNYEPDTENNIKFGLGYEGFDTNNQLKPASERYDVLTIRPDTLKGKTTGYTLNELLKTLKENGYDYDEIHCVFCRWRPGGGSYSTPKVNGEAAATTGKTKGLEWLLGKSATGISANRLAEQFADNTEQFAQTHLINNMKIMDPGLRGTYKLTNPANPLEGRIVPFRFTSDGNKPVKLQAVPEELATPQDIRAYHLPYNGDQSKGVPFVDIPKTDPAADQLFTGGLNGCSIIVADHPTNSTLLRVYHDAHPTKNVAAKPYHNSHIYGRVDYDDYQRTATQGELAINAAAFMKFDHAENKWELFYQPQVLKTGPAGFEPEQFSDSLQKVYINT is encoded by the coding sequence ATGTCGAGTAATCACTCAGCAAAACTCTATGAACTCTATATGGATCGTGAGTCTTTTCGAGGGGCGGTGTTAACGAACTTCGGGGTTAATTTCTATAAATTACCAGATGTCGATGATAAATTTAATCAGGCTTATGCTGACTATCAGCAAAAAGTAACCCAAGCGTATAAATCCTTATTAGATGCCCAATTAAGTGCCCTTGACCCAGAAGCAAAACAAATCTGGGAAAATGGTAGTCATAAATTGCTCAAACCCGTTGTAGCCATTAAACCAGGTACAGGCACTCGCTGGGAGTCAAGTGGTTTTGGTGGGTATTCGGGTGCCAGCTCTGGTAGACGTGTGTCCTATACGACAGATCAATGGGAAAACTGGGATCGTGGGACAGCCAAAACCGGTATTATTATTGAAGCTAGCCTAAATGGACAAAAACGTTTTTATACTGCAACCTGGGGTAATGAAGTTAACTTTAAAGCTTTACCTGCCAACGTAGACCAATATACAGAACTGGAAAGCTGGGTATTAGCTAATCGAGATAAATTATTTACAGGCAAAGATTTAGAACAAGCCCAACGTGCCGTACATACGTCAAGCACTTCCAGTCGTGTATTAGCGATTAATGTTCAACGCGCTATTAACCGAACTGAAGCGTCAACCAAAGAAGCCATTGCCGCAATGGCTGGTGAATATACCAATGAATTCAAGGATGCGTCATACCAACAAACGGCTCGCCAGCAAAGTATGGAAATGCTACTTGATATGCTGGTACCTTTTTATGGATTTGCGCAGGCAATCAAAAAAGGCAATGTAGGTGAAGCGATAATTAGTGGCTTTGCTGATTTTCTATCACTCATTCCTGTCGCGGGCGCAGCGGGTAAGTTAGGCGGTACTGCCCTAAAAACAGGCTTTAAAGTTGCTAATATTGCCGCCCGCCAAGCGCTTAAAGCAGGACTTAAGACAGGTACTAAAGCTGCATTTCAAGCGGCTATAAAAGCCTCTCTGCAAACAAGTGCCAAATTAGCGCCTAACCTGGCTAAAAACAGTGGACGATTATTACTCGAAACAATAGACTTTTTTAATCCGCTCGGAGGCATCGATCAATTAGGCAAACGGTTATTTAAATTTTCCGATAATGCCGTTAAACAGATAGCCAATAAATTACGCGCCACCAATGTGTCATTGGCCAATAAACTCGACTCTTTAACCGAGTTAAGTCAACCTTTTAGTAAATCAGGCGGCACTTGGTCTGTCATTGATCCAAGTAAAATCACCACCAATAGTAATGGTCTTCGTGTTTATACCCATTCAGCCGGTGAGCAATTTGAGCTGTTAAACTGGAATGGCCTTGATAATGTGCCATTTAAAACCGTTAATCAACAGGATGGCAGCCAAGCCTTGGTTGCCGTTAATCCTAATACTGGGAAAGGCTATGGACCCACTTGGAAAAAGGGCCCTGCGCTTTCCACAGCCCGAAATGCAGAAACCTTTAATCATCCAAAGGTAACCCGAGAACAGGTAGGTAATGGTTTTGTTATTTATAGCAATAAAGGGGCAGATGGTAACCCTAGCCATGCTAAACGGTTAGTCATTACAGCTCATGGTGCCTATGTGCCACGACCTGAGTTAGGCCAAAGTCGTGCTGGTGGTTTTATTGATGTACCGGAAGATACCCAATTAAAATTTTATGGTCCCCATAAAAAAGCCTTAGAAGACCCAGGTATTAAGATGGTTACAGATAAAGAGCTGCAAGTATATGAAACCTTGCAAAACGGGGATAAAGTCAGAAATTACCGACTATGGAATTATGAACCTGATACTGAAAACAATATTAAATTTGGCCTGGGTTATGAAGGGTTTGATACCAATAATCAATTAAAGCCTGCTAGTGAGCGCTATGATGTATTAACCATACGCCCTGATACCTTAAAAGGTAAAACGACCGGCTATACATTAAATGAATTATTAAAAACATTGAAAGAAAATGGTTATGACTACGATGAAATTCATTGTGTATTTTGTCGTTGGCGGCCAGGTGGTGGTTCCTATAGTACCCCTAAAGTCAATGGTGAAGCAGCTGCAACCACAGGCAAAACTAAAGGCCTGGAATGGCTACTGGGGAAAAGTGCTACTGGCATTTCTGCTAACCGTCTTGCTGAGCAGTTTGCGGATAATACTGAACAATTTGCGCAAACTCATTTAATTAACAACATGAAAATTATGGATCCGGGTTTACGAGGCACTTATAAACTGACAAACCCAGCCAACCCATTAGAAGGTAGAATTGTTCCTTTCCGCTTTACCAGTGATGGCAACAAGCCTGTTAAACTACAAGCAGTACCTGAAGAATTGGCAACCCCACAAGATATTCGCGCTTATCACTTGCCGTACAACGGTGACCAAAGTAAAGGGGTTCCTTTTGTTGATATTCCCAAAACTGATCCGGCAGCCGACCAGCTATTTACCGGAGGCTTAAATGGTTGCTCTATCATTGTCGCTGATCATCCAACTAATTCTACTTTACTAAGGGTTTACCATGATGCTCATCCAACTAAAAATGTCGCGGCAAAGCCGTACCACAATAGCCACATTTATGGGCGTGTGGACTACGATGATTATCAGCGGACAGCCACTCAAGGAGAGCTAGCCATTAATGCCGCTGCTTTTATGAAATTCGATCACGCTGAAAATAAGTGGGAGTTATTTTATCAACCTCAAGTATTAAAAACAGGACCAGCAGGTTTCGAACCAGAGCAGTTTTCAGATAGCTTACAGAAGGTGTATATTAATACTTAA
- the acnA gene encoding aconitate hydratase AcnA has protein sequence MKVGHNSLNTRRELTVGNNKYCYFDIDALHQEGHGDASRLPFSLKVLLENLLRFEDSQSVTVADIQALLGWLNQRRASQEIAFRPARVLMQDFTGVPAVVDLATMRQAVEAKKGNSQAINPLIPVDLVIDHSVMVDHFGDDSAFRDNVVLEMERNKERYQFLKWGQQAFSNFRVVPPGTGICHQVNLEYLAQTVWQCKINQDHYVYPDTLVGTDSHTTMINGLGVLGWGVGGIEAEAAMLGQPISMLIPEVVGFELTGKLQEGITATDLVLTVTQLLRQEGVVGKFVEFYGAGLNHLPLADRATIANMAPEYGATCGFFPVDQETLTYLKLSGRSTETIALVEAYAKTQGLWRADDAPAPLYSSQLSLDLASVEACLAGPKRPQDRVTLKQVAQNMQETLELAGRKSPQTVKVTDYELADGDVVIAAITSCTNTSNPAVMLGAGLVAQKALKKGMKVKPWVKTSLAPGSKVVSDYLTASGLQKALDQLGFNLVGYGCTTCIGNSGPLPDLINQAIQQADLHVCSVLSGNRNFEGRVHPQVKANWLASPPLVVAYALAGTLKINLTTDPLGEDNQGNPVYLKDIWPTQHEIQQLQTHVSQSLFQQEYQAVFDGTHEWQQLKAPSGEIFSWDDDSTYIRKPPFFEGEYATPQQSDIEGARILALLGDSVTTDHISPAGVIKADSPAGKYLQSQGIQPKHFNSYGSRRGNHEVMMRGTFANIRIRNEMVPGVEGGYTLDVITGDQQAIYDAAIRYQSRGIPLIVIAGKEYGTGSSRDWAAKGTRLLGVKAVIAESFERIHRSNLIGMGVLPLQFEQGINRTSLQLTGEETISISGIKAGLTPQQSLMVTISRPDQSVETINVRCRIDTLDELSYYQQGGILHYVLDKLADTQQ, from the coding sequence ATGAAGGTAGGACATAATAGCCTGAATACCCGCCGTGAGCTTACCGTAGGTAACAATAAATACTGCTACTTTGACATTGACGCACTCCATCAAGAAGGGCATGGCGACGCTAGTCGACTGCCCTTTTCGCTAAAAGTATTGCTGGAAAATCTGCTGCGATTTGAGGATAGTCAGTCAGTGACTGTTGCTGATATTCAGGCATTATTAGGTTGGTTAAATCAGCGTCGTGCCAGCCAGGAAATTGCTTTCCGCCCTGCCCGTGTGTTAATGCAAGATTTTACGGGTGTTCCTGCTGTTGTTGACTTAGCCACGATGCGCCAAGCAGTAGAGGCTAAAAAAGGTAACTCTCAAGCCATTAACCCACTGATTCCCGTTGACCTGGTCATTGATCACTCAGTAATGGTTGATCACTTTGGCGATGACTCTGCATTTCGCGATAACGTCGTGCTGGAAATGGAAAGAAACAAAGAGCGTTATCAATTTTTAAAATGGGGACAACAGGCGTTCAGCAACTTTCGTGTAGTTCCACCGGGTACCGGGATTTGCCACCAAGTGAACTTAGAATACCTGGCCCAAACTGTCTGGCAATGTAAGATCAACCAGGATCATTATGTTTACCCAGATACCTTAGTTGGTACCGATAGTCATACCACGATGATTAATGGATTAGGCGTACTAGGTTGGGGCGTTGGTGGCATCGAAGCTGAAGCCGCTATGCTGGGCCAACCTATTTCAATGTTGATTCCTGAGGTCGTAGGTTTTGAGCTAACTGGAAAACTTCAGGAAGGGATAACTGCCACCGACTTAGTACTGACTGTCACACAACTGCTTCGTCAGGAAGGGGTCGTTGGTAAATTTGTTGAATTTTACGGTGCAGGGCTTAATCACCTGCCCTTAGCAGACCGAGCCACCATTGCCAATATGGCCCCTGAATATGGCGCTACTTGTGGTTTTTTTCCTGTCGATCAAGAAACCCTTACCTACCTCAAGCTAAGTGGCCGCTCTACAGAAACCATTGCTTTGGTGGAAGCCTATGCAAAAACACAAGGGCTCTGGCGAGCAGATGATGCCCCTGCTCCTTTATATAGCAGCCAACTATCTCTGGATTTAGCCTCTGTTGAAGCTTGCTTAGCAGGTCCAAAACGCCCCCAAGACAGAGTAACTTTAAAACAAGTAGCGCAAAACATGCAGGAAACCCTTGAGCTGGCTGGGCGAAAATCTCCTCAAACAGTTAAAGTCACTGATTATGAGCTAGCCGATGGTGATGTCGTAATTGCCGCGATTACTTCCTGCACAAACACCTCTAACCCTGCTGTAATGCTAGGCGCAGGGTTGGTCGCACAAAAAGCGCTAAAAAAAGGCATGAAAGTCAAGCCCTGGGTGAAAACCTCATTAGCTCCAGGCTCTAAAGTGGTCAGTGACTATCTTACTGCTTCGGGTTTACAAAAGGCACTTGATCAACTGGGGTTTAATCTGGTGGGTTATGGCTGCACCACATGCATTGGTAACTCCGGTCCCCTACCCGACCTCATTAATCAGGCTATTCAACAAGCTGATTTACATGTTTGCTCGGTTTTGTCAGGCAACCGTAATTTTGAAGGCCGGGTACATCCCCAGGTGAAAGCTAACTGGCTAGCTTCTCCACCATTAGTCGTGGCTTATGCCCTAGCTGGTACCCTAAAAATTAATTTAACTACCGACCCACTTGGTGAAGATAATCAAGGTAACCCTGTCTATCTGAAAGATATTTGGCCAACGCAGCACGAAATACAACAACTGCAGACTCATGTTTCGCAAAGCTTGTTTCAACAGGAATACCAAGCCGTATTTGATGGCACCCACGAATGGCAACAGCTCAAAGCGCCATCAGGTGAAATCTTCAGTTGGGATGATGACTCTACCTATATCCGTAAACCCCCGTTTTTTGAAGGAGAGTACGCTACCCCCCAACAATCGGATATCGAAGGGGCACGTATTCTTGCTTTATTAGGTGATTCCGTTACCACTGACCATATTTCCCCTGCTGGAGTAATCAAAGCGGATAGCCCCGCGGGAAAATATTTACAAAGTCAGGGCATCCAACCCAAGCACTTTAATTCCTACGGCTCCCGTCGGGGTAATCACGAAGTGATGATGCGTGGTACTTTCGCCAATATTCGTATCCGTAATGAAATGGTTCCTGGCGTTGAAGGGGGTTATACCCTGGATGTGATTACGGGTGACCAGCAGGCCATTTACGATGCAGCCATCCGTTATCAGTCCCGAGGGATTCCATTGATAGTCATTGCAGGCAAAGAATATGGAACTGGCTCCAGCCGCGATTGGGCAGCCAAAGGCACTCGTTTGCTTGGGGTTAAAGCCGTGATTGCAGAAAGCTTCGAGCGTATTCACCGTTCTAATTTAATTGGTATGGGGGTATTGCCTTTGCAGTTTGAACAAGGTATCAATCGAACCAGTCTGCAGCTGACAGGAGAAGAAACCATTAGCATTAGTGGAATTAAAGCGGGACTTACTCCACAACAGTCGTTGATGGTTACTATTTCCCGTCCTGATCAATCCGTTGAAACTATTAACGTCCGCTGCCGTATTGATACCTTGGATGAGCTTAGTTATTACCAACAGGGCGGCATATTACATTATGTATTGGATAAGCTTGCTGACACACAACAGTAG